One genomic segment of Vibrio quintilis includes these proteins:
- a CDS encoding AraC family transcriptional regulator, with amino-acid sequence MSLVQWLNTYVEQQNLQDLDGAQETAIPGVWFFRSQSGNPRLPMLYQSGILILAQGNKRIHLNQNQVMYGPNDYLVVGVPLPLECEAIAEPGKPILGISIRIAPALLQKLVHKIESAGYQAGRPCGKETCGLRSVAMNERMADTCIRLVKALCNELDTKVIGPAILEELVYRVLINDEGRVLFDLAHKEGYYSRVAAVLDRVHQDYSQNLSVNELAKQANMSVSAFYNAFRSVTMASPVQYIKQVRLSRARELIQLDGRKVNEAARMVGYTSASQFHREYKRLFKETPREDKYLP; translated from the coding sequence ATGTCGTTAGTTCAGTGGTTAAATACCTATGTGGAACAGCAGAATCTTCAGGATTTGGACGGGGCGCAGGAGACTGCCATCCCCGGCGTGTGGTTTTTCCGCAGTCAGTCCGGGAATCCGAGGTTGCCGATGCTCTATCAGTCAGGCATTCTGATTTTAGCGCAGGGGAATAAACGCATTCATCTCAATCAAAATCAGGTGATGTATGGTCCGAATGATTATCTGGTGGTGGGCGTGCCGCTGCCCTTAGAGTGTGAAGCGATAGCCGAACCGGGAAAGCCGATTCTGGGCATTTCGATCCGGATTGCACCGGCATTGCTACAGAAGTTAGTGCATAAAATCGAATCCGCCGGTTATCAGGCCGGGCGGCCCTGCGGCAAAGAAACCTGCGGTCTTCGATCCGTTGCGATGAATGAACGAATGGCAGACACCTGTATCCGGCTGGTAAAGGCATTATGTAATGAGCTGGATACAAAGGTGATTGGCCCGGCCATTCTGGAAGAGCTGGTTTACCGGGTGCTAATCAATGATGAAGGCCGGGTGCTGTTTGATTTGGCACATAAGGAAGGCTACTACTCACGGGTTGCGGCAGTGCTGGACCGGGTGCATCAGGATTACAGCCAGAATCTGAGCGTTAATGAGCTGGCAAAACAAGCCAATATGAGTGTCTCCGCCTTCTATAATGCATTTCGCAGTGTCACCATGGCATCGCCGGTGCAGTATATCAAGCAGGTGAGACTGAGCCGCGCCAGAGAACTGATTCAGCTCGATGGCCGAAAAGTCAACGAAGCTGCCCGGATGGTCGGTTACACCAGTGCTTCTCAGTTTCACCGGGAATACAAACGTCTGTTTAAGGAAACGCCCAGAGAGGATAAGTATTTGCCATGA
- a CDS encoding sensor histidine kinase, whose translation MNWLKDPFKRFLYIYWGLALLCVCLLMFTRETISFRMMENSIIPLLEDEAQYLETLWAEEGPTEAKQLLLHDQENIFRYQFKTPISAQAFEQAAYTEPEAEDAALFEESGPIFDPTEDTGIRTLTISDDEELLSTDIWLPVGEKWQQVVITLSPAFVQSQLRFIEPLLYSVIAVLLAGLFAAHYMIQGIKKRLRDVNQTSIDIRRAQSARHRIPDHNLSGPLAETIHEINAMLEELETAAEKTRQQANNIAHDLRTPLTSVYHRVQVLAQRQPELAEVEQMTEKLLSTFNMLLKISRLETNSERVEMETINLSGMVEDVLDLYGPVLEDRRQTLSVSIAENEQIVTSRALLFHALCNILDNSCKFNAEGSDIAIWTESTDERITLNIADQSGGAGKAGLSRLCEKFYRSDQSRQSEGNGLGLSFVSAAVRKMGGELSLSDDLLNQKTGLKVSVSFSLSEH comes from the coding sequence ATGAACTGGCTCAAAGATCCTTTCAAACGTTTTCTTTATATTTACTGGGGACTGGCCTTACTGTGCGTCTGCCTGCTGATGTTCACCAGAGAGACTATCAGCTTCCGGATGATGGAAAACAGCATCATTCCGCTGCTTGAAGATGAAGCACAATATCTGGAAACCCTGTGGGCTGAAGAAGGACCGACAGAAGCCAAACAGCTGTTACTTCACGATCAGGAGAACATTTTCCGCTATCAGTTCAAAACACCGATATCAGCTCAGGCATTTGAACAGGCAGCATATACTGAACCGGAAGCAGAGGATGCAGCGCTGTTTGAAGAATCCGGCCCCATATTTGACCCAACAGAAGACACCGGGATCCGAACCCTCACCATCAGCGACGACGAAGAATTACTCAGTACCGATATCTGGCTGCCGGTTGGAGAGAAGTGGCAACAGGTTGTGATTACCTTGTCACCGGCGTTTGTCCAAAGCCAGCTCCGCTTTATTGAACCCCTGCTCTACTCTGTTATCGCAGTCCTGCTCGCCGGACTTTTTGCCGCTCATTACATGATTCAGGGCATCAAAAAGCGGCTCAGGGATGTCAATCAAACCAGTATCGATATTCGCCGGGCCCAAAGTGCCAGACACCGGATTCCAGACCACAACCTGAGCGGGCCGTTAGCCGAAACAATCCATGAAATCAATGCCATGCTTGAAGAGCTGGAAACTGCTGCGGAAAAAACCCGGCAGCAGGCCAATAATATCGCTCACGATCTCCGCACTCCCCTGACTTCTGTCTATCACCGGGTTCAGGTACTGGCACAGCGCCAGCCGGAGCTGGCTGAAGTAGAACAGATGACAGAAAAGCTGTTAAGCACCTTTAACATGCTGCTGAAAATCAGCCGTCTGGAAACCAACAGCGAGCGGGTTGAGATGGAAACAATCAATCTGTCCGGCATGGTTGAAGATGTACTTGACCTGTACGGGCCGGTGTTAGAAGACCGCAGGCAAACACTGTCTGTCAGCATTGCAGAGAATGAACAGATAGTTACCAGCCGGGCGCTTCTGTTTCATGCGCTGTGCAATATTCTCGACAACTCGTGTAAGTTTAATGCCGAAGGCAGCGACATTGCGATCTGGACCGAAAGCACGGACGAACGAATCACCCTGAACATTGCGGATCAAAGTGGTGGCGCCGGCAAAGCCGGCCTCTCCCGCCTGTGCGAAAAATTCTACCGGAGTGATCAGAGCCGACAAAGTGAAGGGAATGGTCTCGGGCTGAGCTTTGTGTCAGCAGCAGTCAGGAAAATGGGCGGAGAACTGTCTTTGTCCGACGACCTGCTGAATCAGAAAACGGGATTGAAAGTGTCGGTTTCGTTTTCGCTATCAGAGCATTGA